The Streptomyces sp. NBC_00569 genomic sequence AGCCAGGTGATCACCAACTGCCTCCGGAACCGATCGCCCACCGCTGTTCCAAGAGAGCAACGAAGCCACGGCGGGCATCCGGGCGGGTCAGTGATTCAGGCTTGTCCCTGAACGCCGGCGGTCTTCTTCGCCGTCGCCTTCTTGGCGGTCGTCTTCTTCGCTGGAAACTTCTTCGGCATGTCGTGGACAGTCGCGAGTACGGAAGGAGTCCGTAACTTTTGCCCCGATGTGCACGGCCCCTCGGCCTTTCACCGCCGCCGCGTCACGAGTCCATTGGAGTTGGCGAGGTCGAACTCGGCCGGTGGCCTTGTGCCTTGCATTCCGGAGTCCCTGTGACGTCGTCGATGTCTTCGATGGTGCCGAACCGGCGGCCCTGGTCGCGGATCAGGGCGTTGGCGATGAGCAGCAGGCAGGTGAGGCCTATGCAGCTCTTCGTCTCGTTGGTGACGACGGCCCGCCAGGCATACTCAGCTCCGGCGCCTAGGATCTCGCACCACTTGCCCTAGGGCATTGCGCTGACCAGCAGGTTCTCGGGTTGTCTCACGTCCTCCAGGTGCCCCCGTCTCAGGGCGGGTGGCGTTTTCTCATCCCCGGGTGGTCGATGTATGGCAGGCTCCAGCGGCTCCGTCACCGGGCGAGCCGGCTCGGTCACGGAGCCGACGGGGGTTGCCCAGCAGAGCTCCCGTCCACCGACCACCGACCACCGACCACCGACCACCGACCACCGACCACCGACCACCGACCACCGACCACCGACCAGCAACAGTGTGGACTCGATGGCCTCCTCCCCCTCCACACCCGCGGATACCGGGCGGTAATGTCGCCACCCGCCGGACGGCACGAGACCGGCGGGTGAGCGCGAAGGGGCTCTCATGACGACGGACATACCTGCTTGGACGCAAACGGCCGACGATCGTTGGCAGCACATGTGGGGCCACCGCGAGCAACTGCTCAAGGTTGCCCGGCGCAGGTCGATGAGCCCGGAGGACGCCGAGGACGCGGTGCACGAGGCGATGCTGCGCGCCGCGGAGCGCCCTGAGCTGGACGACGAGCGCCTCGGCGCCTGGCTGACGACCGTGACCATGCGGCTGTGCGTCGACCGGTACCGCCAGGTCAACCGTGAGGCCGAGGTACACGGCAGCCCCACACTCGCCATGCCGGGTCCGGTGCCCATCGAGGACGCGGTGTGCGACCGGGCCGAGGCCAGGTGGCTGGCCGTGCAGAGCGGGGAGCTGCCCGCTCGCCAGGCCGAAGCACTCCGGTTGAAGTCCGAGGACCTCGATGTCGGCCAGGTCGCCGTTCGCATGGGGCTGAGTTATCGGACGGTCGAGTCGCTGCTCGCCCGGGCCCGGCGCACGCTGCGCGACTCGCTGGCCGGAACGCTGGGCTTCGCCCTGTTCCTGTGGGGGCACGGCAAGTTGCGCGCGGGCGGTCACGCGCAGGCCGTGGCGGTGACCTCGACTGCCTGCACCCTGGTGGTGGCGGGGTGCGTGCTGCCGTACGTCCACTACGGGAACGGGCAGGGCGCGGCTTCCGGTCCCTCCGTGTCCCGTAGGGCCCAGGCGCCCACGCCGACCGTCCGGCCCGATGGCGGCGGCCGGGCCGCGACCCCGAACGCCCTTGATCTGCCGGCCGCCCCGGCGACGCCGACGCCCGGCGGTCATAGCCGGTTGCCGTCGTTGCTGCCGCTGCCGCTGTCGGTGTCGGTGCCATCGCTGCCGGACGCCCCACTGTCACCGGTGCCGTCCGTCCCCGATGTCCCCGACCTCCCCCGCGTGTCCGACCTGCCGAGTGTGCCCGCTCTTCCCGGCCTGCCGGCCGCGCCCACGGTCCCCCCGACGGTTCCGGCCCTCCTGGAGGCTCCCGCCACGCCCTCCGCCCCCGCCACGCTGCCGTAGAACCGCCGAAAGAACTGCCGAAAAAACCGCCCGACAAAATCCACCTCCGCAGCGACGGACACCCCTCCCCTCCCCGTAGAGCAGTTGTCGGAGCTGTTCCACGGCAGAAGGGTGGACCGGATGGGTGTCGAGATCTGTGTCGAAGGGCTGACCAAGTCCTTCGGTCGCCAGGTCATCTGGCAGGACGTCTCGCTGACGCTGCCCGCCGGGGAGGTCTCGGTCATGCTCGGCCCCTCGGGCACGGGCAAGTCGGTGTTCCTCAAGACGCTCGTCGGACTCCTGAAACCGGACCGGGGTTCCGTGAAAGTCGCAGGACGGGACATCACGAAACTGCGCGAGCACGAGCTGTACGAGGTGCGCAAACTCTTCGGCGTGCTGTTCCAGGACGGCGCGCTGTTCGGCTCGATGAGCCTGTACGACAACATCGCCTTCCCGCTGCGCGAGCACACCCGCAAGTCCGAGAGCCAGATCCGGCGCATCGTGCTGGGGAAGATGGACATGGTCGGGCTGATCGGCTCCGAGGACAAGCTGCCCGGCGAGATCTCCGGCGGCATGCGGAAACGGGCCGGCCTCGCCCGGGCCCTGGTCCTCGACCCGGAGATCATCCTCTTCGACGAACCAGACTCCGGCCTCGACCCGGTGCGCGTCGCCTATCTCAACCAGCTGATCGTCGACCTCAACGCACAGATCGACGCGACCTTCCTGATCGTCACGCACGACATCGCCTCGGCCCGCCAGGTGCCGGACAACATCGGCCTGCTGTTCCGGCGTGAACTGGTCATGTTCGGGCCCCGCGAGGAGCTGCTGAGGAGCGATGAGCCCGTCGTACAGCAGTTCCTGAACGGCCGGATGCAGGGCCCCATCGGGATGGCCGAGGAGAAGGACGCCGCCCAGGTCGAGCAGGAGCTGGCGCGGCTCGGCGACCTGGACCGCAAAGCCCGCCATGTCGGCAACGACATGACGCCGCGGCTGCTGCCGGGCCCCGACATCACCCGCCCGCCCCGCTGGGAGGCGATCGCGCGGCGCGAGGCCGAGCTGCACCGCAAGGAGGTGGCGGACGCATGAGCCTGTCACCGACCGGGGCGCTCAGGCAGTCGGGGAACCTCTTCGCGATGGCGCTGGACGTCGTCCGGACCATGCCCCGACGGCCCTTCCAGGCCCGGGAGTTCATTCAGCAGTCCTGGTTCATCGCAAGCGTCACGATCCTGCCGACGGCTCTCGTGTCGATCCCCTTCGGTGCGGTCATCGCGCTGCAGATCGGCAGCCTGACGCGGCAGCTCGGCGCCCAGTCCTTCTCCGGGGCAGCCTCGGTCCTCGCGGTGCTGCGGGAAGCCTCGCCGATCGTCACCGCGCTGCTGATCGCGGGCGCCGGCGGCACGGCGATCTGCGCGGACCTCGGGGCGCGGAAGATCCGCGAGGAGATCGACGCGATGCAGGTGCTCGGCATCGACCCCATCCACCGCCTCGTCGTCCCGCGGGTCCTGGCATCAATGGTGGTGGCGGTTTTGCTCAACGGCTTGGTGTCGGTGGTCGGCGTGGCGGGCGGCTACTTCTTCAACGTCGTCCTGCAGAACGGCACACCGGGCGCCTATCTGGCCTCTTTCACCACGCTCGCCCAGCTCTCCGACCTGTGGGCGGCCGAGATCAAGGCGCTGGTGTTCGGCGCGATCGCCGCGATCGTCGCCTCGTACAAGGGACTTACGGCGAAAGGCGGCCCCAAGGGGGTGGGTGACGCCGTGAACCAGTCGGTGGTGATCACCTTCATGTTGCTGTTCGTGACGAACTTCGTGATGACCGCGGTGTACTTCCAAGTCGTCCCGCAGAGGGGTTAGCCGATGCGACTTCTCCAGCGGCCCTTGCGCTCTCTCGAAGATCTCGGCGCCCAACTGTCTTTCTACGGACGTTCGTTGGCGTGGACGGGCCGTACCCTGCGCCGCTACAAGAAGGAGATCCTGCGGCTGCTCGCCGAGGTGAGCTTCGGGCGCGGGGCGCTAGCCGTCGTCGGCGGCACGGTCGGTGTCATCGCCTTCCTGTCGTTCTTCACCGGCACGGAGGTGGGCCTGCAGGGGTACGCCGCGCTCAACCAGCTCGGCACCTCCAACTTCGTGGCGTTCCTCTCGGCGTATTTCAACACCCGCGAGATCGCCCCGCTGGTGGCCGGGCTCGCCCTGTCCGCGACGGTCGGCGCCGGGTTCACGGCGCAGCTCGGCGCGATGCGGATCAGCGAGGAGACCGACGCCCTCGAAGTCATGGGGGTCCCCTCGCTGCCGTTCCTGGTGACCACCCGGATGATCGCCGGTTTCGTCGCGGTGATCCCGCTGTACGTGGTCGGGCTGCTGTCGTCGTACTTTGCCGCCCGCACCATCACCACGGGCTATTACGGGCAGTCGGCGGGCACCTACGACCACTACTTCCAGCAGTACCTGCCGCCGGTCGACGTGCTGTGGTCCTTCGGCAAGGTGCTCGTCTTCGCCGTCCTGATCATCCTGGTGCACTGCTTCTACGGCTACTACGCGAGCGGCGGCCCCGCGGGCGTCGGCGTCGCCGTGGGCCGTGCCGTGCGCACGTCGATCGTCGCGATCAACGTCCTGGACTTCTTCCTGTCGCTCGCCATCTGGGGAGCCAACACGACCGTACGGATTGCGGGGTGAGCCGTATGGGGGCTACGAGGGTACTGAGACTGCGGTTGTACGGCGTGGTGTTCCTCGCCGTGCTGGCGCTGCTGCTGTCCCTGTCCGTCGCCGTGTACCAGCGGGCGTTCACCCCCGCCGTACGGATCACGCTGGAGGCCAGCAGCCTCGGCAACCAGCTCGATCCGCGGGCCGACGTCAAGCTGCGCGGGCTGCTGGTCGGCGAGGTGGACGCGGTGCGTGCCGACGGGACGAAGGCGATGCTCGACATCGCACTGAAGCCGGAGTACGCCGCGTCCATCCCGTCCGACGTGCGGGCGCTCCTGCTGCCCAAGACGCTGTTCGGCGAGAAGTACGTCGACCTGGTCGCGCCCGCGCACCCCTCGGCCCGACCCATTCGCGCCGGGGATGTCATCACCCAGGACCGTACGCGCGTCGGCATCGAGCTCCAACAGCTGATGAACGACCTGTTGCCGCTGCTGCGGACCGTGCGGCCCGGCAAGCTCAATGCCACGCTCTCCGC encodes the following:
- a CDS encoding RNA polymerase sigma factor, which codes for MTTDIPAWTQTADDRWQHMWGHREQLLKVARRRSMSPEDAEDAVHEAMLRAAERPELDDERLGAWLTTVTMRLCVDRYRQVNREAEVHGSPTLAMPGPVPIEDAVCDRAEARWLAVQSGELPARQAEALRLKSEDLDVGQVAVRMGLSYRTVESLLARARRTLRDSLAGTLGFALFLWGHGKLRAGGHAQAVAVTSTACTLVVAGCVLPYVHYGNGQGAASGPSVSRRAQAPTPTVRPDGGGRAATPNALDLPAAPATPTPGGHSRLPSLLPLPLSVSVPSLPDAPLSPVPSVPDVPDLPRVSDLPSVPALPGLPAAPTVPPTVPALLEAPATPSAPATLP
- a CDS encoding ABC transporter ATP-binding protein — its product is MGVEICVEGLTKSFGRQVIWQDVSLTLPAGEVSVMLGPSGTGKSVFLKTLVGLLKPDRGSVKVAGRDITKLREHELYEVRKLFGVLFQDGALFGSMSLYDNIAFPLREHTRKSESQIRRIVLGKMDMVGLIGSEDKLPGEISGGMRKRAGLARALVLDPEIILFDEPDSGLDPVRVAYLNQLIVDLNAQIDATFLIVTHDIASARQVPDNIGLLFRRELVMFGPREELLRSDEPVVQQFLNGRMQGPIGMAEEKDAAQVEQELARLGDLDRKARHVGNDMTPRLLPGPDITRPPRWEAIARREAELHRKEVADA
- a CDS encoding MlaE family ABC transporter permease, whose amino-acid sequence is MSLSPTGALRQSGNLFAMALDVVRTMPRRPFQAREFIQQSWFIASVTILPTALVSIPFGAVIALQIGSLTRQLGAQSFSGAASVLAVLREASPIVTALLIAGAGGTAICADLGARKIREEIDAMQVLGIDPIHRLVVPRVLASMVVAVLLNGLVSVVGVAGGYFFNVVLQNGTPGAYLASFTTLAQLSDLWAAEIKALVFGAIAAIVASYKGLTAKGGPKGVGDAVNQSVVITFMLLFVTNFVMTAVYFQVVPQRG
- a CDS encoding MlaE family ABC transporter permease, which codes for MRLLQRPLRSLEDLGAQLSFYGRSLAWTGRTLRRYKKEILRLLAEVSFGRGALAVVGGTVGVIAFLSFFTGTEVGLQGYAALNQLGTSNFVAFLSAYFNTREIAPLVAGLALSATVGAGFTAQLGAMRISEETDALEVMGVPSLPFLVTTRMIAGFVAVIPLYVVGLLSSYFAARTITTGYYGQSAGTYDHYFQQYLPPVDVLWSFGKVLVFAVLIILVHCFYGYYASGGPAGVGVAVGRAVRTSIVAINVLDFFLSLAIWGANTTVRIAG